From a single Candidatus Zixiibacteriota bacterium genomic region:
- a CDS encoding D-alanine aminotransferase Dat — translation MQIYLNGSFVEKDRAGLSVDERGFLLADGLYEVVRVYGGNMLRLEDHLERLRHGCRELSIEYDDFSQIEEIAYKLLGRNSHKSGQATVYIQITRGVAPRKHRFPSKGTRPTVYIATSPISPNLDQIKAGIAAITVDDIRWKRCDLKTIALLPNVLAQEGASRSGAQEALFVDAGNIMEGTHSNCFAIKAGRLFTPPLSNKILAGITRKIVFEICAQTGLDVYMEPIPRASISGLDELFITSTTLEITPVIRLDDNIINESIPGQLTMQVQKMFYEYIARECDYPALLDIL, via the coding sequence ATGCAAATATATTTAAACGGAAGCTTCGTTGAAAAAGATCGAGCCGGGCTTTCTGTCGATGAGCGTGGATTTCTGCTGGCCGACGGGCTCTATGAGGTGGTGCGTGTTTACGGTGGAAATATGCTTCGCCTGGAGGACCACCTGGAACGTCTGCGCCATGGATGCCGTGAGCTGTCGATCGAATATGACGATTTCTCCCAAATCGAGGAAATCGCTTATAAACTTTTGGGGCGCAATTCTCATAAATCAGGTCAGGCAACAGTCTATATCCAGATAACCCGCGGGGTTGCGCCTCGCAAACATCGCTTTCCATCAAAAGGCACACGACCGACCGTTTATATCGCAACTTCCCCGATTTCTCCGAACCTTGACCAGATTAAAGCCGGCATCGCCGCGATCACTGTCGATGACATTCGCTGGAAGCGGTGTGATCTCAAGACTATTGCGCTATTGCCGAATGTCCTGGCGCAGGAAGGAGCAAGCCGATCCGGTGCGCAGGAAGCACTGTTTGTTGACGCTGGTAATATCATGGAAGGCACGCACAGCAATTGCTTCGCGATAAAAGCAGGCCGGTTGTTCACTCCGCCTTTGTCGAACAAAATTCTGGCCGGGATCACCAGGAAGATAGTTTTCGAGATCTGTGCGCAAACAGGACTCGATGTTTACATGGAGCCTATTCCGCGGGCTTCAATTTCCGGGCTGGATGAGCTCTTTATCACCAGCACGACTCTCGAGATTACGCCGGTGATTAGACTCGATGATAACATTATTAATGAGAGTATTCCCGGACAATTGACAATGCAGGTACAAAAAATGTTCTACGAGTATATCGCCAGGGAATGTGATTATCCCGCTCTCCTGGACATTCTCTGA